The following coding sequences lie in one Heyndrickxia oleronia genomic window:
- a CDS encoding LolA family protein codes for MKRKVWMLVVALAAILVLSACGSKSQEDVVKKLDEQMGELKGYKANAKMTLQMGNEPQTYDIEIWYSKPNYYRVHLKNDKKEQSQMILRNKEGVYVLTPALNKSYKFQSDWPKNSSQAYLYESLVKDILSDKDATFKATDDQYVFETKTRYQNNKMLPYQEITFNKKNLSPKSVKVMDTDRKTLVAVQFTKVEFNAKFDKNAFNTNKNLTGAKLDIPVNAKPDEDEFIVKYPTVKIGDTALLDEKEINTEDGKRVVLTYTGEKSFTMTQEKAEVLQTAIMAPTPMSGEMVDLGFAVGTLTDQSIAWTQDGVDYMIASNDLTDNELIEVAQSVQEEPVK; via the coding sequence ATGAAAAGAAAGGTTTGGATGCTTGTTGTGGCTCTTGCAGCAATCTTAGTACTGTCAGCTTGTGGATCCAAGTCGCAAGAAGATGTTGTGAAGAAATTGGATGAACAGATGGGAGAATTAAAGGGATATAAAGCTAATGCCAAAATGACTCTGCAAATGGGAAATGAACCACAAACATATGATATTGAAATTTGGTACAGTAAACCGAATTATTATCGAGTTCACTTGAAAAATGATAAGAAAGAGCAGAGTCAAATGATTCTAAGAAATAAAGAAGGCGTATATGTTCTAACACCTGCACTTAACAAAAGTTATAAATTTCAGAGTGATTGGCCAAAGAATAGTAGCCAAGCTTATCTATATGAATCACTTGTAAAGGATATTTTAAGTGATAAGGATGCAACTTTTAAGGCAACAGACGATCAATATGTTTTTGAAACGAAAACACGTTATCAGAACAATAAAATGTTGCCTTATCAAGAGATTACATTTAATAAAAAGAATCTATCTCCAAAAAGTGTAAAGGTGATGGATACTGATCGAAAAACATTAGTGGCTGTACAGTTTACTAAAGTTGAATTTAATGCGAAATTTGATAAAAATGCTTTTAATACGAATAAAAATCTAACAGGGGCTAAACTTGATATCCCGGTAAATGCTAAACCTGATGAAGATGAATTTATTGTAAAGTATCCAACTGTAAAAATTGGTGATACAGCTTTACTAGATGAAAAGGAAATAAATACCGAGGATGGAAAACGTGTCGTTTTAACTTATACAGGTGAAAAATCATTTACGATGACTCAAGAAAAGGCGGAAGTACTACAAACGGCTATTATGGCGCCTACACCAATGAGTGGGGAGATGGTCGATTTAGGATTTGCGGTAGGAACATTAACTGATCAGTCTATTGCATGGACACAGGATGGCGTTGATTACATGATTGCTTCTAATGATTTAACAGATAATGAGTTAATTGAAGTCGCTCAATCTGTACAAGAGGAGCCGGTTAAGTAA
- a CDS encoding DEAD/DEAH box helicase yields the protein MTNFSELNLSPSILKSLKRMGFEEASPIQAKTIPLSTQGKDIIGQAQTGTGKTAAFGIPLIEKIDTKNQNVQSIIIAPTRELAIQVSEELYKIGYDARARVLAVYGGQDIQRQIKALKKGPQIIVGTPGRILDHIKRRTLKLDQVTTLVLDEADEMLNMGFIDDIESILSSVPEERQTLLFSATMPDPIRRIAERFMNDPELVRVKAKEMTVPLIEQYYVKVQEREKFDVLSRLIDVQSPELAIVFGRTKRRVDELANALNLRGYMAEGIHGDLSQAKRLSVLRKFKDGKVDVLVATDVAARGLDISGVTHVYNYDIPQDPESYVHRIGRTGRAGKEGMAITFVNPREMSYLKIVEQTTKKRMMPMRPPSWDEALEGQIRVSMEKLSDIVKEGNLNDYLSVAKELLEENDATQIIAASLKLMTKEPDKTPVHITEERPLPMKKDGHRSSSRRGKPSFSGNKGGHGGSGRKPRRSGRRDYQHNKDQRS from the coding sequence TTGACGAATTTTTCAGAGTTAAATTTAAGCCCCTCAATTTTAAAATCATTAAAAAGAATGGGCTTTGAAGAAGCATCACCAATTCAAGCAAAAACAATCCCATTAAGTACCCAAGGAAAGGATATTATTGGGCAAGCGCAGACTGGTACTGGTAAAACAGCTGCTTTTGGGATTCCGCTTATTGAAAAAATTGATACAAAAAACCAAAATGTTCAAAGTATTATTATTGCCCCTACCCGTGAATTAGCTATCCAAGTATCAGAAGAATTATATAAAATTGGTTACGATGCAAGAGCGCGTGTATTAGCTGTTTATGGCGGGCAAGATATTCAACGTCAAATTAAAGCGTTGAAAAAAGGCCCACAAATTATTGTCGGTACTCCAGGGCGGATTCTTGATCACATCAAGCGCCGCACATTAAAACTTGACCAAGTAACTACTTTAGTACTTGATGAAGCAGATGAAATGTTAAATATGGGATTCATTGATGATATTGAAAGCATTTTATCTAGTGTGCCGGAGGAAAGACAAACATTACTTTTCTCAGCAACTATGCCTGATCCTATTCGAAGAATTGCTGAAAGATTTATGAATGATCCGGAATTAGTCCGTGTGAAAGCAAAAGAAATGACGGTTCCTTTAATTGAACAATATTATGTAAAAGTGCAGGAAAGAGAAAAATTCGATGTGCTTTCACGTTTAATTGATGTTCAATCACCAGAACTTGCAATTGTATTTGGTCGTACAAAGCGTCGTGTTGATGAACTGGCAAATGCCCTAAACTTAAGAGGATATATGGCAGAAGGAATTCATGGCGACTTAAGTCAAGCAAAGCGCTTATCCGTATTAAGAAAATTTAAAGATGGAAAAGTGGATGTTCTTGTTGCGACAGATGTTGCTGCTCGTGGATTAGATATTTCAGGTGTTACACATGTATATAATTATGATATTCCACAAGATCCTGAAAGCTATGTTCACCGTATTGGAAGAACTGGCCGTGCAGGTAAAGAAGGAATGGCTATTACATTTGTAAATCCTCGTGAAATGAGCTATTTAAAAATTGTTGAGCAAACAACGAAAAAAAGAATGATGCCTATGCGTCCGCCAAGTTGGGATGAAGCATTAGAAGGTCAAATTCGCGTTTCAATGGAAAAACTTTCTGATATAGTAAAAGAAGGAAATCTAAACGATTATCTTTCAGTAGCAAAGGAATTACTAGAGGAAAATGATGCGACCCAAATTATTGCTGCATCACTTAAATTAATGACTAAAGAACCGGATAAAACACCTGTTCATATTACAGAAGAACGCCCTCTACCAATGAAAAAAGATGGGCATAGATCTTCTTCAAGACGTGGTAAACCTTCCTTTAGCGGGAATAAAGGTGGTCACGGAGGAAGTGGCAGAAAGCCGAGAAGATCAGGAAGAAGAGATTATCAACATAATAAAGATCAAAGATCTTAA
- a CDS encoding PH domain-containing protein — MEIYVPNKRISKSALTVWKITGSIHSLCIWVLSIIGTYLFIKYDWNRWFIVLAILIAFLYSVLFIFIIPNIRWKRWRYEIREKEIELQHGVFIIKRTLVPMIRVQHVDTVQGPLLRKYRLATITISTAATVHHIPTIDVIEAETVRQSISALARVDEEDV, encoded by the coding sequence ATGGAGATATATGTACCAAATAAGCGTATCTCAAAAAGTGCGTTAACGGTTTGGAAGATAACAGGAAGCATTCATTCACTTTGTATTTGGGTTTTAAGTATAATTGGAACGTATTTGTTTATAAAGTATGATTGGAATCGATGGTTTATTGTATTGGCAATTTTGATTGCATTTTTATATTCAGTTTTATTTATTTTTATCATTCCAAATATTAGGTGGAAAAGATGGAGATATGAAATTAGGGAAAAGGAAATTGAATTGCAACATGGAGTTTTTATTATTAAAAGGACGCTTGTTCCAATGATACGAGTTCAGCATGTAGATACTGTCCAAGGACCTCTTCTAAGAAAATATCGTTTAGCTACGATTACGATTTCAACTGCAGCTACCGTGCATCATATTCCTACAATCGATGTAATAGAAGCAGAAACTGTACGTCAGTCCATATCAGCACTTGCAAGGGTGGATGAAGAGGATGTCTAA
- a CDS encoding PH domain-containing protein: MSNHKRLHPITAISNFLNELKQLIVPFLISFFIGRGDNKEGFWDYTPQIIMTLIIVYVLISGIVKWLRFTYRLEEGELRIEYGLFVKKKRYIPFERIQSLDYSEGILHRPFGLVRVKIETAGNSLKEAEAELTAIKKKDAEEIQKIITGAKKTPEKLKEVTEEFSSAKIIYRITNREMFIMASTSGGAGAVFSALIAFSTQLDEIIPYKKIFNELGHIIQSGAFIVSLLVFISLLLVWLFSIIVTLLKYNGFTTKFADNNLIITRGLLEKRQTTIPLHRIQAIRITENPLRQLWGYATVYIESAGGSVTDAESMNVILLPMVKKNRINNLISDIFSDYQLDVPLKKAPKRAKNRYIIREICKILPISVIVPILFWPFGLLGVLLLLPMVLFGILRYRAAGWNIEGKQFVMKYRGFLKHTIYIRKNRIQSLGIRESWLQRKRNLASIVSTVKSSGAGKTSKVRHLDAKDVETIYLWFKN; the protein is encoded by the coding sequence ATGTCTAATCATAAAAGGCTGCATCCAATCACTGCTATATCAAATTTTCTAAATGAACTAAAACAATTGATCGTTCCATTTCTTATTTCTTTCTTCATTGGAAGAGGAGACAATAAAGAAGGTTTTTGGGATTACACTCCTCAAATCATCATGACATTAATTATTGTTTATGTTTTGATTTCAGGGATTGTTAAGTGGTTACGATTTACTTATCGTCTAGAGGAAGGCGAGCTTCGTATAGAGTATGGATTATTCGTAAAGAAAAAACGATATATTCCTTTTGAAAGAATACAAAGCCTAGATTATTCAGAAGGCATCCTACATCGTCCCTTTGGATTAGTGAGGGTGAAAATTGAAACTGCTGGCAATAGCTTAAAGGAAGCTGAGGCAGAATTAACAGCAATTAAGAAAAAAGATGCAGAAGAAATCCAAAAAATAATAACTGGTGCTAAAAAAACGCCTGAAAAGCTGAAGGAAGTAACAGAAGAATTTTCTTCAGCCAAGATCATTTATCGAATTACGAACCGAGAAATGTTTATTATGGCTTCAACCTCAGGTGGTGCAGGAGCAGTATTTTCCGCTCTAATTGCATTTTCAACACAATTGGATGAGATTATTCCGTATAAAAAGATATTTAACGAGTTGGGTCATATTATACAAAGTGGTGCATTCATTGTAAGTCTTCTAGTGTTTATTTCCTTATTACTTGTTTGGCTGTTCTCTATAATCGTTACTCTCCTAAAGTATAATGGTTTTACGACGAAGTTTGCAGATAATAATTTAATTATTACAAGAGGATTGCTAGAAAAAAGGCAAACGACTATCCCGTTACACCGAATACAAGCAATACGTATTACTGAAAATCCGTTAAGGCAATTATGGGGCTATGCGACCGTTTATATTGAAAGTGCAGGTGGATCAGTAACAGATGCAGAGAGTATGAATGTCATTCTTCTTCCAATGGTGAAAAAGAATAGAATAAATAATCTTATTAGTGATATTTTTAGTGATTATCAATTAGATGTGCCTTTAAAGAAGGCACCAAAGCGTGCAAAAAACCGTTATATTATTAGAGAAATATGTAAGATACTCCCTATCTCTGTGATTGTACCCATTCTTTTTTGGCCATTTGGTCTTTTAGGGGTATTATTGCTTCTTCCGATGGTTCTGTTTGGGATATTACGATATCGTGCTGCGGGATGGAATATTGAAGGAAAGCAGTTTGTGATGAAATACCGTGGTTTTTTAAAGCACACCATTTATATCAGGAAGAATAGGATTCAGAGCTTGGGAATTAGGGAAAGTTGGTTGCAAAGGAAAAGAAACCTTGCGTCTATCGTGTCAACAGTGAAATCATCTGGTGCAGGAAAGACATCTAAAGTAAGACATCTAGACGCAAAGGATGTAGAAACAATTTATCTATGGTTTAAAAACTAG
- a CDS encoding D-alanine--D-alanine ligase, producing the protein MKTKLCLLYGGKSAEHEVSLQTAKAVIQALDLEKFEIDPIFINAEGNWIKGPQIVGPVENVKALAFSDGQEMVPNALSTSLGENTGYDVIFPLLHGPNGEDGTVQGMLELLNLPYVGNGVLASAAGMDKVIMKNLFAQAGLDQVKYVSFIRSSWDHNNEEAYRKVEAELGYPCFVKPANLGSSVGISKCTNRKELENAFIEAFQFDRKVIVEEGIIAREIELGVLGNDNPECSLPGEIVAKKDFYDYKAKYGDEETALIIPAEVSTHVYEELKSMAITAFKALDCSGLVRADFFVTRENRVLINEVNTMPGFTPFSMFPLLWKHTGVDYPELIERLIQLAIERHEDKQKIKHSF; encoded by the coding sequence ATGAAAACCAAACTTTGTTTACTTTATGGTGGTAAGTCAGCGGAACATGAAGTGTCATTACAAACAGCTAAGGCAGTCATTCAAGCTCTGGATCTCGAGAAATTTGAGATTGATCCAATTTTTATTAATGCAGAAGGGAACTGGATTAAAGGACCACAAATTGTTGGACCTGTAGAAAACGTAAAAGCTTTAGCATTTTCTGATGGTCAAGAAATGGTTCCAAACGCCCTATCTACATCATTAGGTGAAAATACTGGATATGACGTTATCTTTCCTTTACTACATGGACCAAATGGAGAGGATGGCACAGTACAAGGAATGCTAGAATTATTGAACCTCCCATATGTAGGGAATGGAGTACTTGCATCCGCTGCTGGTATGGATAAAGTCATTATGAAGAACTTATTCGCTCAAGCAGGACTTGATCAAGTGAAATATGTTTCGTTTATTCGTAGCTCTTGGGATCATAATAATGAGGAAGCTTACAGAAAAGTTGAAGCAGAATTAGGGTACCCGTGTTTTGTTAAACCGGCTAACCTAGGTTCAAGTGTTGGAATTAGTAAATGTACGAATCGTAAGGAGCTAGAAAATGCATTCATTGAAGCATTTCAATTTGATAGAAAAGTGATCGTGGAGGAAGGCATTATTGCAAGGGAAATTGAATTAGGTGTTCTTGGCAATGATAACCCTGAATGCTCGTTGCCGGGAGAAATTGTTGCTAAAAAGGATTTTTATGATTATAAGGCGAAGTACGGCGATGAAGAAACAGCCTTGATTATACCTGCAGAGGTTTCTACTCATGTGTATGAAGAATTAAAGAGTATGGCGATAACAGCTTTTAAAGCACTAGATTGTTCAGGTTTAGTCCGTGCAGATTTCTTTGTTACGAGAGAGAATAGAGTTCTTATAAATGAAGTAAATACGATGCCAGGATTTACACCTTTTAGTATGTTTCCTTTATTGTGGAAACATACAGGAGTAGACTATCCAGAGCTAATTGAACGATTAATACAGCTTGCTATAGAACGCCATGAGGATAAACAAAAGATCAAGCATAGCTTTTAA
- a CDS encoding UDP-N-acetylmuramoyl-tripeptide--D-alanyl-D-alanine ligase produces MIQRTIGQLATMIHVENDVSNYSEIEVTGVCIDTRKLKRGNLFIPFKGNNVDGHQYVEDAIKNGASAALWQKDVPNPPYHLPILVVENTEHSLQDLARSYRDQLNIKVIGVTGSNGKTTTKDMVTAVLSEKFNVQKTEGNFNNHLGLPITILSLREDTDVAVLEMGMSAKGEIDFLTKLAKPDIAIITNIGEAHLQDLGSREGIAKAKLEITNGLKKDGLFIFIGDEPLLRERVDQYKNFRIQTFGKSKVNDLYPISIEQQNNGSVYSINKAPEKELYLPVLGEYNVLNSLSAILSALELGLSMDEIELGLKALKLSSMRMEKHTGIKGTKIINDAYNASPTSMKAAIHMLETLADADDKIVVLGDMLELGDNEVEFHREVGRELKESKIKYVFTYGKLGNYIAESAKLTFPETRVFAFMDKQELVQHLKSVINGNEWILVKGSRGMKLEEVVQELEE; encoded by the coding sequence ATGATTCAAAGAACGATTGGACAATTAGCAACAATGATCCACGTAGAAAATGATGTATCAAATTATTCTGAGATCGAAGTAACTGGAGTATGTATTGATACGCGTAAATTGAAGAGAGGAAACCTTTTTATTCCATTTAAAGGGAATAATGTTGACGGTCACCAATATGTGGAAGACGCAATTAAAAACGGTGCTAGTGCTGCATTATGGCAAAAGGATGTGCCAAATCCTCCCTACCATTTACCTATTCTAGTTGTTGAAAATACGGAGCATTCTTTACAGGATCTTGCAAGAAGTTATAGAGATCAACTTAATATTAAGGTTATTGGAGTTACTGGTAGTAATGGGAAAACGACTACAAAGGATATGGTAACAGCTGTATTAAGTGAAAAGTTTAATGTTCAAAAAACTGAGGGAAATTTTAATAATCACTTAGGGTTACCAATAACAATTCTCTCTTTAAGAGAAGATACTGATGTAGCTGTATTAGAGATGGGAATGAGTGCTAAAGGTGAAATTGACTTTTTAACAAAGCTCGCGAAACCAGATATTGCTATTATTACAAATATTGGTGAAGCCCATCTTCAAGATCTTGGTTCTAGAGAAGGCATTGCTAAGGCAAAACTCGAGATTACAAATGGTTTGAAAAAAGATGGACTATTTATTTTTATCGGGGATGAACCGCTTCTTCGAGAACGTGTAGATCAATATAAGAATTTTCGAATCCAAACATTTGGCAAATCCAAAGTGAATGATCTATATCCTATTTCTATTGAGCAGCAAAATAATGGAAGTGTTTATAGTATCAACAAAGCTCCAGAAAAAGAACTTTATCTTCCAGTTCTCGGCGAATATAATGTATTAAATTCATTATCAGCAATTTTATCAGCACTTGAATTAGGACTATCAATGGATGAGATTGAATTAGGCCTAAAAGCACTTAAATTATCTTCGATGCGCATGGAAAAGCATACAGGTATAAAAGGTACAAAGATTATTAATGATGCATATAATGCCAGTCCTACTTCAATGAAAGCAGCTATTCATATGTTGGAAACTTTAGCTGATGCAGATGATAAAATCGTTGTGTTGGGCGACATGTTAGAACTTGGGGATAATGAGGTGGAGTTTCATCGTGAAGTAGGAAGAGAACTGAAAGAAAGTAAAATAAAATATGTGTTTACCTACGGAAAATTGGGTAATTATATAGCTGAGAGTGCAAAATTAACTTTTCCTGAAACACGAGTTTTTGCCTTTATGGACAAACAAGAGCTTGTCCAGCATTTGAAATCTGTTATTAATGGGAATGAGTGGATTTTGGTTAAAGGTTCAAGAGGAATGAAATTAGAAGAAGTTGTGCAAGAATTGGAAGAGTAA
- a CDS encoding hemolysin family protein: MPILNLIIIIILIAITAFFVASEFAIVRVRTSRIDQLVAEGNISALTVKKVISNLDSYLSAIQLGITVTSLILGWLGEPTVQVLLKPIFETINIPASLASVLSFILSFALITFFHVVLGELAPKSYAIQKTEAITLIVAKPLVWFNRIMFPFIWALNQSSRLVTKLVGLEPASGNELAPSEEELRIILSESLKSGEINQSEYKYVNNIFEFDNRIAKEIMVPRTEMVTLEKDSTIDEILEIVKIEKFTRYPVTNGDKDNIIGIVNIKEILTDCIFNECLENNPIEKYIKPVPRVIETVPIKGLLAKIQKDRTHMVILLDEYGGTAGLVTVEDILEEIVGEIRDEFDSDEIPVIRKINENHFIFDAKVLVEDVNDLLGTHIYDEEIDTIGGWLLTKKYDLRKGDIIELENFQFIVSDMEESHVQYVEVKKNQ, translated from the coding sequence ATGCCTATACTAAATCTTATTATCATTATTATTCTCATCGCAATTACAGCTTTCTTTGTTGCCTCCGAATTCGCTATCGTTCGTGTGCGTACGTCGAGAATTGATCAATTAGTTGCAGAGGGCAACATTTCCGCCCTTACAGTTAAAAAGGTGATTTCAAATTTAGACAGTTATCTATCAGCTATTCAATTAGGGATTACAGTTACTTCCTTAATCTTAGGATGGCTTGGTGAACCTACTGTGCAGGTGTTACTAAAGCCGATATTTGAAACAATCAATATCCCAGCTTCTCTAGCCAGCGTTCTTTCATTTATTCTTTCCTTTGCACTTATTACATTTTTTCATGTAGTTTTAGGAGAATTAGCTCCAAAATCGTATGCTATTCAAAAAACTGAAGCAATAACCTTAATCGTTGCGAAACCATTGGTTTGGTTCAACCGTATTATGTTCCCGTTTATTTGGGCATTAAATCAATCTTCTCGCTTAGTTACGAAATTAGTTGGTTTAGAACCAGCTTCAGGAAATGAATTAGCTCCATCTGAAGAAGAATTAAGAATCATACTCTCTGAAAGTCTCAAAAGTGGAGAAATAAACCAATCGGAATATAAGTATGTCAATAATATTTTTGAGTTTGATAATCGAATTGCCAAAGAAATTATGGTACCTCGTACTGAAATGGTCACATTGGAAAAGGATTCTACAATAGATGAAATATTAGAGATCGTCAAAATTGAAAAATTCACAAGGTATCCTGTGACAAATGGGGACAAAGATAACATTATTGGGATTGTTAATATTAAGGAAATCTTAACAGATTGTATTTTCAACGAATGCCTTGAAAATAATCCGATTGAAAAATACATAAAACCAGTACCAAGGGTCATCGAAACTGTTCCAATCAAGGGGCTTTTAGCAAAAATACAAAAAGACCGTACACATATGGTTATTCTTCTAGATGAATACGGAGGAACAGCTGGCCTAGTAACTGTGGAGGATATTCTTGAAGAAATTGTTGGTGAAATTCGTGATGAGTTTGATTCAGACGAAATTCCAGTTATCCGAAAAATTAATGAAAACCATTTTATTTTTGATGCAAAAGTATTAGTGGAGGATGTTAATGACCTTCTAGGGACACATATATATGATGAAGAAATTGATACTATCGGTGGATGGCTATTGACTAAAAAATATGATTTACGCAAAGGAGACATCATTGAGCTAGAGAACTTTCAATTTATCGTATCAGATATGGAGGAATCTCATGTTCAATATGTAGAAGTTAAAAAAAATCAGTAA
- a CDS encoding MerR family transcriptional regulator: MGELASLANVSKRTIDYYTSIGLLRANRSKSNYRIYETEALDDLKFIEDCKKLSLPLDTIRKKLEIKKGRTLDEKLLTQRLDFVYHQMKQLNSDLSDLISVLEKLSQEEKETFYKRLLSESTCLQQSINLLTK, from the coding sequence ATTGGCGAATTAGCATCTTTAGCAAATGTTTCAAAAAGAACAATCGATTATTATACTAGTATTGGTCTTTTGCGGGCGAATCGCTCAAAGTCTAATTATCGAATTTATGAAACAGAAGCACTAGATGACTTAAAGTTTATAGAAGATTGTAAGAAGCTGTCCCTACCCCTTGATACGATTCGAAAAAAACTTGAAATAAAAAAGGGAAGGACACTAGATGAGAAGTTGCTTACACAACGCCTTGATTTTGTCTATCATCAAATGAAACAATTAAATAGTGACTTATCCGATTTAATTTCAGTGCTTGAAAAATTGAGCCAAGAGGAAAAGGAAACTTTTTACAAAAGACTTCTATCAGAAAGTACATGTTTACAACAATCTATAAATCTATTAACAAAATAG
- a CDS encoding rhomboid family intramembrane serine protease: MFTRHESFSQYVRNYPVISTIILLQILLFIINFIPMIPHKFILQYLSGVNIYIANGEYWRLITPIFVHRDFTHLFFNSFSLLIFGPFLETTLEKKLFSLFYLGCGLMANIATYLFLPLTYGHVGASGAIFGLFGIYLALIVLKKIEVAKSTQIIIPLIAIAFTMTFLESNVNIIAHIFGLLSGFLFSLVYFLLKKK, encoded by the coding sequence ATGTTTACTCGTCACGAAAGCTTTTCTCAATATGTAAGAAATTATCCAGTAATAAGTACCATTATCCTTTTACAAATATTATTGTTTATTATAAACTTTATCCCCATGATTCCGCATAAATTCATATTACAGTATTTATCTGGGGTAAACATCTATATTGCAAACGGTGAATATTGGCGTTTAATTACCCCTATCTTTGTTCATAGAGACTTTACACATCTTTTTTTTAATTCATTTTCCCTCCTTATTTTTGGCCCTTTCTTAGAAACAACTCTCGAAAAAAAATTGTTCAGCCTTTTTTATCTCGGTTGTGGCCTAATGGCCAATATCGCAACATATTTATTTTTACCACTTACTTATGGACATGTTGGGGCAAGTGGAGCGATATTTGGGCTTTTTGGAATCTATTTAGCATTGATTGTTTTAAAGAAAATAGAAGTAGCTAAATCAACTCAGATCATTATTCCTCTCATTGCAATTGCGTTTACCATGACTTTTTTGGAATCAAATGTCAATATCATCGCCCATATTTTCGGTCTATTGTCTGGATTCCTCTTTAGTCTTGTTTATTTTTTACTAAAAAAGAAATGA
- the acpS gene encoding holo-ACP synthase has protein sequence MIQGIGLDIVEIERIHQIRTRQSRFPEKVLTKSELEDYQGLKETRKSEFLAGRFAAKEAFSKALGTGIGKELSFHEMEIMVDERGKPYFKKPKETGVHLSITHSRDYAAAQVIIEST, from the coding sequence ATGATTCAAGGTATTGGACTAGATATTGTTGAAATCGAACGGATTCATCAAATACGGACACGACAATCTCGATTTCCAGAAAAGGTATTAACTAAATCTGAATTAGAGGATTATCAGGGGCTGAAAGAGACTCGAAAATCTGAATTTTTAGCTGGTCGTTTTGCGGCGAAAGAGGCTTTTTCTAAAGCACTCGGTACAGGGATTGGCAAAGAATTAAGCTTTCATGAAATGGAGATTATGGTTGATGAGAGAGGAAAGCCTTATTTTAAAAAACCTAAAGAAACGGGTGTACATCTCTCTATTACACATAGTCGAGACTATGCAGCTGCACAAGTTATTATTGAATCTACCTGA
- a CDS encoding FtsW/RodA/SpoVE family cell cycle protein: MKNQQNKLIDKIDWTLVLLLFLFFIVSSVSIYSAQTDNQYGANFVKSQAMWYIIGAGVIGFSLLFDPSQYRKLSWILYGFGIMLLLGLIVLPHCQQGCIVAERNGAASWYQIPKLGLIQPSEFMKIFLILTLSNIIASHHEKNTIKTAKTDFYLLLKIGIASLLPIGLVLHNDLGTSLVMMAIASGLILISGITWKIIVPLYASVISIGGTILYLVVFAPDLLKKYLGVKAYQFSRIYIWLDPSIDPEGDGYHLIRAMTAIGSGEITGKGFLGKEVYLPERHTDFVFSIVAEEFGFVGASVVICLFFVLIYHLTKTALQTKDPFNSYVCAGIICMIAFHVFENIGMSIQVLPITGIPLPFISYGGSSLMGNMLAIGLIFSIRFYHREYMFSSDN; encoded by the coding sequence TTGAAGAATCAACAAAATAAATTAATAGATAAAATTGATTGGACATTAGTATTGCTTTTATTCCTATTTTTTATCGTCAGTTCTGTGTCAATTTACAGTGCACAAACAGATAATCAATATGGAGCAAACTTTGTTAAATCACAGGCTATGTGGTATATCATTGGAGCTGGGGTCATTGGTTTTTCATTATTATTCGATCCAAGTCAATATAGAAAATTATCTTGGATTTTGTATGGTTTCGGGATTATGTTACTTTTAGGACTTATTGTTCTTCCCCATTGTCAGCAAGGCTGTATAGTTGCGGAACGAAACGGTGCAGCTAGCTGGTATCAAATTCCTAAATTAGGCTTAATCCAGCCTTCAGAATTCATGAAAATCTTTTTAATTTTAACACTAAGTAATATCATCGCATCTCACCATGAAAAAAATACGATAAAAACAGCTAAAACTGATTTCTACCTACTACTAAAGATCGGCATAGCCTCCCTTCTTCCAATTGGATTAGTTTTACATAATGACCTCGGTACAAGCCTAGTAATGATGGCAATCGCCTCAGGTCTAATCTTAATCTCAGGAATAACATGGAAGATTATTGTCCCACTATACGCCTCTGTTATATCTATTGGAGGAACGATATTATACTTAGTTGTCTTTGCGCCGGATTTGTTAAAAAAATATTTAGGTGTCAAAGCCTATCAATTTAGTCGCATTTATATTTGGCTCGACCCCTCAATTGATCCTGAAGGAGACGGATATCATTTGATTCGAGCGATGACAGCAATTGGTTCAGGAGAAATTACCGGAAAGGGCTTTTTAGGAAAAGAGGTCTATTTACCAGAAAGGCATACAGATTTTGTATTTAGTATCGTAGCAGAGGAATTTGGATTTGTAGGTGCAAGTGTTGTTATCTGTTTATTTTTCGTCCTAATTTATCATTTAACAAAAACGGCATTACAAACAAAAGATCCATTTAATTCATATGTTTGTGCAGGGATCATTTGTATGATTGCCTTTCACGTATTTGAAAATATTGGAATGAGTATTCAGGTACTCCCTATCACAGGAATTCCTCTTCCTTTTATTAGCTATGGAGGCAGCTCATTAATGGGGAATATGCTAGCAATTGGCTTAATTTTTAGTATTCGTTTTTATCATAGAGAATATATGTTTTCATCGGATAACTAA